In one window of Carassius auratus strain Wakin chromosome 28, ASM336829v1, whole genome shotgun sequence DNA:
- the LOC113047003 gene encoding GRB2-related adapter protein-like, which yields MEARGKYDFNSKEEDELSFRKGDILKILGSQDEWFKAELHGHEGFIPKNYVDMQTPSWFKENAGRGSAEEMLMSREVGAFLIRGSQSSPGDFSISVRHDYDVQHFKVMKDKSCQYYLWTEKFSSLNKLVEFYKTTSISKQKEIYLRDGSGNEPRAPPTLRCPPEVRPSPAGGYGGPPTSSQHRNPPDQTHNQKGKRGSLEEKANTRGHQGRNSPVPRRPSESLPAPKSTIQVRAIYDFTAEEDDELGFSAGEIIEILDRSDASWWRGRLRGRTGLFPSNYTEPI from the exons ATGGAGGCCAGAGGAAAGTATGACTTCAATAGTAAAGAAGAAGATGAGCTCAGCTTCAGGAAAGGAGACATTCTGAAA ATCCTGGGATCTCAGGACGAGTGGTTCAAGGCAGAGCTACATGGTCATGAGGGCTTCATACCTAAAAACTATGTTGACATGCAAACGCCGAG CTGGTTCAAAGAGAACGCCGGCCGTGGCTCGGCTGAGGAGATGCTCATGTCCCGAGAGGTGGGTGCTTTCCTGATCCGGGGCAGCCAGAGTTCCCCTGGAGACTTCTCCATATCAGTCAG ACACGACTATGATGTACAGCATTTTAAAGTTATGAAGGATAAATCGTGCCAGTACTACCTGTGGACGGAGAAGTTTTCCTCTCTAAACAAGCTGGTGGAGTTCTACAAGACCACCTCCATATCCAAACAGAAGGAGATCTACCTTAGGGACGGGAGTGGGAATGAGCCACGAGCACCTCCAACT TTAAGGTGTCCACCAGAGGTTCGGCCTTCCCCGGCTGGTGGTTATGGCGGTCCCCCAACCTCATCACAACACCGTAACCCACCAGATCAAACTCACAACCAGAAG GGTAAGAGAGGAAGTCTTGAGGAGAAGGCTAACACTCGGGGACACCAAGGGAGGAACAGCCCAGTCCCTCGGCGACCCTCTGAAAGTTTGCCTGCTCCG aagtCAACCATACAGGTGAGAGCAATATACGACTTCACAGCAGAGGAAGATGACGAGTTGGGCTTCAGTGCTGGTGAAATAATTGAAATACTGGACCGTTCTGATGCGTCGTGGTGGAGAGGTCGATTGCGCGGCAGGACTGGTCTGTTCCCTTCCAATTACACAGAACCGATCTGA
- the LOC113047005 gene encoding protein FAM83F-like, translating to MAESQLVCMDDEHVNVKIPESKPEFYYSEEQRAALEQLLKNGDGAFKMRLKEDNVKDFLSAREIKWIRETFQEYDSDSDTCCSRSPHDTSEDSGVHSTYWPTMSDTEIPPLDIGWPSNGHYKGVTRVSVYTHPPKSNSPHIKEVVRRLIQESTKLVAVVMDLLTDLLILQDLLDAASKRGVAVYLLLEEHGLPHFLDMSSRLQISVQHLRNLRVRTVRGSGMPLSFGRLPGSLCSKYMLVDGEKVMFGSYSFTWSASRMNRNTITVMSGQVVDFYDNDFRELYAVSDKVDLYREFHISKPALSVPVLKTPAEPNKLTVPVSMSRFQISVGDSIQKVPAHKYHNPKYSLVVGNSLGVTGSLQDLSKLRDYVDHAPVNNMEKLIYSNGDGVRPQSPTSPDGTEEGKKPSLFGSKKQRSSFRNFLKGRANNQSPDPLSKTTHQSTDVKQISQKDTKITSNSREASWLAGHIKEQEDVSKHVTPAPRKISETDSTGEVQDTFETIESPPQVKFKLKKNKMGPRSVSLQTIATDSEDGPRGRRRNQKKACIQS from the exons ATGGCTGAGTCTCAGCTAGTATGCATGGACGATGAACATGTCAACGTGAAAATACCGGAGTCCAAACCGGAGTTTTATTACAGCGAGGAGCAGCGGGCCGCGCTCGAGCAGCTCTTGAAGAACGGGGATGGCGCGTTCAAGATGCGTCTCAAAGAGGATAATGTTAAAGACTTTCTCTCCGCGAGGGAAATCAAATGGATTCGGGAAACCTTCCAGGAATATGACAGCGACTCGGACACCTGCTGCTCACGGTCGCCCCATGATACGAGTGAAGACTCAGGCGTGCACTCAACCTACTGGCCGACCATGTCTGACACGGAGATCCCTCCGCTGGACATCGGTTGGCCCAGCAACGGCCATTACAAAGGGGTAACTCGGGTGTCGGTTTACACCCACCCACCCAAATCCAACAGTCCGCATATTAAAGAGGTGGTCCGCAGACTCATTCAAGAATCCACAAAG CTGGTTGCGGTGGTCATGGACCTGTTGACGGACCTGCTGATCCTGCAGGATCTGTTAGACGCTGCCAGTAAGAGGGGGGTGGCTGTGTACCTGCTGCTGGAGGAGCACGGCTTGCCACACTTCCTGGACATGAGCAGCAGGCTGCAGATTTCTGTGCAACACCTGAGG AACCTGCGTGTGAGAACTGTGAGAGGCTCTGGCATGCCTCTGTCCTTCGGTCGTCTGCCTGGATCGCTGTGCTCCAAGTACATGTTGGTAGATGGAGAGAAAGTGATGTTTGGATCATACAG TTTTACGTGGAGTGCCTCTAGGATGAACCGCAACACAATCACTGTGATGTCAGGACAAGTGGTTGACTTCTACGACAATGACTTCAGAGAGCTGTATGCGGTGTCTGATAAGGTGGACCTGTATCGTGAGTTTCACATTAGTAAGCCGGCCCTGTCAGTCCCTGTGCTGAAAACGCCAGCGGAACCCAACAAACTCACAGTTCCTGTATCCATGTCACGCTTCCAGATCTCTGTAGGGGACTCCATCCAGAAAGTGCCTGCACATAAATACCATAATCCCAAGTACTCTTTAGTCGTCGGCAACAGTCTAGGTGTGACTGGCTCCCTGCAGGATCTTTCTAAGCTGAGAGACTATGTTGACCATGCCCCTGTTAATAACATGGAAAAATTAATCTACTCCAATGGGGACGGTGTACGTCCACAGTCCCCTACATCCCCAGATGGGACAGAGGAGGGTAAGAAGCCTTCACTGTTTGGTTCTAAAAAGCAGCGCTCTTCCTTCCGGAATTTCTTGAAAGGCAGAGCAAACAACCAGAGCCCAGACCCTCTCTCTAAAACAACCCATCAAAGCACGGATGTGAAACAGATCAGTCAGAAAGACACTAAGATCACCAGCAACTCCAGGGAAGCTTCTTGGTTGGCCGGTCATATTAAAGAGCAAGAGGACGTATCCAAACACGTGACTCCCGCTCCTCGCAAGATCTCCGAGACTGACAGCACTGGTGAAGTCCAAGACACATTTGAGACGATAGAGAGTCCACCACAGGTGAAGTTTAAACTCAAGAAGAACAAAATGGGCCCAAGGAGTGTTTCTCTTCAGACCATTGCCACAGATAGTGAGGATG gCCCGAGAGGACGGAGGCGTAACCAGAAGAAGGCCTGTATTCAGTCCTGA